In the genome of Tachysurus vachellii isolate PV-2020 chromosome 9, HZAU_Pvac_v1, whole genome shotgun sequence, one region contains:
- the LOC132851737 gene encoding piercer of microtubule wall 2 protein → MKDKMSHTEKHQQDHRTPCLNPGNPVFSCMLQSSASSGPKPQDLLYRTTSSKYGSLPPTFESSPCVYHPVSQAFSKHMGKCGMYRDTTFNTILDRSRVYDCPNLHHTI, encoded by the exons ATGAAG GATAAAATGTCCCACACTGAGAAACATCAGCAGGATCACCGTACTCCTTGTCTGAATCCTGGGAACCCTGTGTTCTCCTGCATGCTACAGTCATCAGCCTCGTCAGGACCCAAACCTCAGGATCTTCTGTACAGGACCACCTCCAGCAAGTACGGATCTCTGCCCCCGACTTTCGAGTCGTCCCCGTGTGTCTATCACCCTGTGTCTCAGGCTTTCTCCAAGCACATGGGAAAGTGTGGGATGTACCGGGACACCACGTTCAACACCATCCTGGACCGCAGCAGGGTGTACGACTGCCCCAATTTACACCACACCATCTGA
- the ccpg1 gene encoding cell cycle progression protein 1 isoform X1 has product MSESSSDTESSCGWTVISNEGSDIETLGPDLVVDYDPEDSVGASAPEHPASSREEDAEEAEQSCLDVTIKEDESAQEAEPGRQARKEVGLEDPVNLCSSSDHSDIVTLGDCREAELGVWEEPVVREDQDKGNEELYMGTSSSSQYTFSAVETIFPADHSARRSSSSTSSEGEDDETKVGTGPATVRKRRLRRNTTGSDPEEQNEKEEDGDDGHEEVEEAEEQREARIQQQQQKSRTMNTCFLLALVIAASMGFSHYYSTVQIWERQHKAPEFICGGDLMYDLEENQDSVMGFMDEITNENQHLRAREAELKTQRQDLYTQLQQAKSEMDSRQKHFASENRALKNTLEREEASLLALKDKLGHLQAQIRELEEKGAGADLILSENQRLKDQLLEEKQKIQSYLSQKEALMAEAQLLRKELDNERKVTVKLREELEELSQRDTGMQGEDEIDTETEGLQARLRELEKKLSFEQQRSDLWERLYVESKDDRAKGDTQAKTRKSKEGMIGKVKETFDAVKNSTKEFVHHHKEQLKKAQEAVKENLRKFSDSVKSTFRHLKDSTSNVFEKIRRPQDRRFNEKKDPKSEEQAFQQESFKGQQDKRSEEEHWQHHRPLHKHSRKSTLDSSFHADCNTRKPGAPKQQRTMGCKSVPTGCTGVFDCAYRESMSLFNKAMEPIRADEFQQLLRSYLQQEVVHFRHWRELDNFISRFFQNGFFIHDQMLFTDFVSGVEDYLVEMNEYQDENEDVFEDLDDYIYKYFFGVTNSDQNGHNGPSRPFEGLGSKFQSERECQQKHQHHQRKHQHSRSLPSRDRKWARSGRSSDRHFAEVKIELGPMPFDPKY; this is encoded by the exons ATGTCGGAAAGCTCCAGTGACACCGAGTCGTCATGCGGCTGGACTGTTATCAGCAACGAG GGCTCGGACATCGAGACTCTGGGACCCGACCTCGTGGTGGATTACGACCCAGAAGATTCAGTCGGAGCTTCTGCCCCGGAACATCCAGCTTCTTCACGAG AAGAGGATGCGGAGGAGGCGGAACAATCGTGTTTGGACGTCACGATTAAAGAGGACGAATCGGCGCAGGAAGCCGAGCCTGGACGTCAG gcaagAAAGGAGGTGGGGCTGGAGGACCCTGTGAATCTTTGCTCCTCCAGCGATCACTCTGACATCGTCACCCTTGGCGACTGCAGGGAGGCGGAGCTCGGGGTGTGGGAGGAGCCTGTCGTTAGGGAAGACCAGGACAAGGGAAACGAGGAGCTGTACATGGGGACGTCATCAAGCAGCCAGTACACGTTTAGTGCTGTAGAGACCa TTTTCCCAGCAGACCACAGCGCACGCAGAAGCTCCAGCAGCACCAGCAGCGAGGGTGAGGACGACGAGACGAAGGTCGGGACGGGGCCGGCGACGGTTCGGAAGCGCAGGCTGAGGAGGAACACGACAGGCTCGGACCCAGAGGAGCAGAATGAGAAAGAGGAG GATGGAGATGATGGTcatgaggaggtggaggaggctGAGGAGCAGAGAGAAGCTCGCAtccaacaacagcagcagaaaagCAGAACCATGAATACGTGCTTCTTGCTTGCCCTCGTCATCGCTGCCAGCATGGGCTTCAGCCATTACTACA gcACGGTGCAGATCTGGGAGAGGCAGCATAAAGCCCCGGAATTTATCTGCGGTGGTGATCTGATGTATGATTTAGAGGAGAATCAAGATAGTGTGATGGGCTTTATGGACGAGATTACCAACGAGAATCAGCATCTCCGAGCCAGAGAAGCAGAACTGAAG ACTCAAAGGCAAGATTTATACACACAACTTCAGCAGGCCAAGAGTGAGATGGATTCTCGTCAGAAGCACTTTGCCTCAGAGAACCGGGCGCTGAAGAACACTCTGGAACGAGAGGAAGCATCTCTCTTGGCCCTCAAGGACAAGCTCGGACATCTCCAGGCTCAGATCCGAGAGCTCGAGGAGAAAGGAGCTGGCGCTGACTTAATCCTCTCTGAGAACCAGCGCCTGAAGGACCAGCTCctggaggagaagcagaagatcCAGAGCTACCTCAGCCAAAAGGAGGCACTGATGGCAGAGGCTCAGCTGCTTCGGAAAGAGCTTGATAATGAGAGGAAAGTGACCGTTAAGCTGAGGGAGGAGCTGGAAGAGCTGAGCCAGAGAGATACTGGGATGCAAGGGGAAGATGAGATTGATACCGAAACTGAGGGACTCCAGGCTCGGCTTCGGGAACTGGAGAAGAAGCTGAGCTTTGAGCAGCAGCGGTCTGATCTGTGGGAGCGACTCTACGTGGAATCGAAGGATGACCGAGCCAAAGGGGACACTCAAGCAAAGACCAGGAAGTCCAAAGAAGGCATGATCGGGAAGGTCAAGGAGACGTTTGATGCAGTGAAGAACTCGACCAAGGAGTTCGTTCATCACCACAAAGAGCAGCTCAAGAAAGCCCAGGAAGCCGTCAAGGAGAACCTTAGGAAGTTTTCAGACTCCGTCAAATCAACGTTTAGGCATTTAAAGGACTCCACGTCAAACGTCTTTGAGAAAATCCGAAGGCCACAGGACAGAAGGTTCAACGAGAAGAAGGACCCGAAATCAGAGGAGCAAGCATTTCAGCAGGAGAGTTTTAAAGGACAGCAGGACAAACGTTCAGAAGAAGAACACTGGCAACACCACCGGCCCCTGCACAAACATTCTCGTAAATCTACACTGGACTCCTCCTTCCACGCAGACTGCAACACACGCAAACCAGGTGCCCCGAAGCAGCAAAGAACTATGGGATGTAAATCTGTGCCTACGGGATGCACCGGCGTGTTTGACTGCGCCTACCGAGAATCCATGAGCCTCTTCAACAAGGCCATGGAGCCCATAAGAGCAGACGAGTTCCAACAGCTCCTCCGCAGCTACCTGCAGCAGGAAGTGGTTCATTTCCGTCACTGGAGGGAGCTCGACAACTTTATCAGCCGTTTCTTCCAGAACGGATTCTTTATTCACGATCAGATGCTGTTCACGGACTTTGTGAGCGGAGTAGAAGACTACCTAGTGGAAATGAACGAGTACCAGGATGAGAACGAGGATGTTTTCGAGGATCTGGATGATTACATATACAAGTACTTCTTCGGCGTGACTAACTCTGACCAGAACGGTCATAATGGCCCGAG TCGACCGTTTGAAGGCCTGGGGTCAAAATTCCAATCGGAGCGGGAGTGCCAACAAAAACATCAGCATCATCAGCGAAAGCACCAGCATTCGCGCTCGCTGCCTTCCCGAGACAGGAAGTGGGCTCGGTCAGGGCGCAGCTCTGACAGACACTTCGCAGAGGTCAAAATAGAGCTCGGGCCCATGCCGTTCGACCCGAAATACTAG
- the ccpg1 gene encoding cell cycle progression protein 1 isoform X3, giving the protein MSESSSDTESSCGWTVISNEGSDIETLGPDLVVDYDPEDSVGASAPEHPASSREEDAEEAEQSCLDVTIKEDESAQEAEPGRQARKEVGLEDPVNLCSSSDHSDIVTLGDCREAELGVWEEPVVREDQDKGNEELYMGTSSSSQYTFSAVETIFPADHSARRSSSSTSSEGEDDETKVGTGPATVRKRRLRRNTTGSDPEEQNEKEEDGDDGHEEVEEAEEQREARIQQQQQKSRTMNTCFLLALVIAASMGFSHYYSTVQIWERQHKAPEFICGGDLMYDLEENQDSVMGFMDEITNENQHLRAREAELKTQRQDLYTQLQQAKSEMDSRQKHFASENRALKNTLEREEASLLALKDKLGHLQAQIRELEEKGAGADLILSENQRLKDQLLEEKQKIQSYLSQKEALMAEAQLLRKELDNERKVTVKLREELEELSQRDTGMQGEDEIDTETEGLQARLRELEKKLSFEQQRSDLWERLYVESKDDRAKGDTQAKTRKSKEGMIGKVKETFDAVKNSTKEFVHHHKEQLKKAQEAVKENLRKFSDSVKSTFRHLKDSTSNVFEKIRRPQDRRFNEKKDPKSEEQAFQQESFKGQQDKRSEEEHWQHHRPLHKHSRKSTLDSSFHADCNTRKPGAPKQQRTMGCKSVPTGCTGVFDCAYRESMSLFNKAMEPIRADEFQQLLRSYLQQEVVHFRHWRELDNFISRFFQNGFFIHDQMLFTDFVSGVEDYLVEMNEYQDENEDVFEDLDDYIYKYFFGVTNSDQNGHNGPRWLYFEFSQKHCDWEGTC; this is encoded by the exons ATGTCGGAAAGCTCCAGTGACACCGAGTCGTCATGCGGCTGGACTGTTATCAGCAACGAG GGCTCGGACATCGAGACTCTGGGACCCGACCTCGTGGTGGATTACGACCCAGAAGATTCAGTCGGAGCTTCTGCCCCGGAACATCCAGCTTCTTCACGAG AAGAGGATGCGGAGGAGGCGGAACAATCGTGTTTGGACGTCACGATTAAAGAGGACGAATCGGCGCAGGAAGCCGAGCCTGGACGTCAG gcaagAAAGGAGGTGGGGCTGGAGGACCCTGTGAATCTTTGCTCCTCCAGCGATCACTCTGACATCGTCACCCTTGGCGACTGCAGGGAGGCGGAGCTCGGGGTGTGGGAGGAGCCTGTCGTTAGGGAAGACCAGGACAAGGGAAACGAGGAGCTGTACATGGGGACGTCATCAAGCAGCCAGTACACGTTTAGTGCTGTAGAGACCa TTTTCCCAGCAGACCACAGCGCACGCAGAAGCTCCAGCAGCACCAGCAGCGAGGGTGAGGACGACGAGACGAAGGTCGGGACGGGGCCGGCGACGGTTCGGAAGCGCAGGCTGAGGAGGAACACGACAGGCTCGGACCCAGAGGAGCAGAATGAGAAAGAGGAG GATGGAGATGATGGTcatgaggaggtggaggaggctGAGGAGCAGAGAGAAGCTCGCAtccaacaacagcagcagaaaagCAGAACCATGAATACGTGCTTCTTGCTTGCCCTCGTCATCGCTGCCAGCATGGGCTTCAGCCATTACTACA gcACGGTGCAGATCTGGGAGAGGCAGCATAAAGCCCCGGAATTTATCTGCGGTGGTGATCTGATGTATGATTTAGAGGAGAATCAAGATAGTGTGATGGGCTTTATGGACGAGATTACCAACGAGAATCAGCATCTCCGAGCCAGAGAAGCAGAACTGAAG ACTCAAAGGCAAGATTTATACACACAACTTCAGCAGGCCAAGAGTGAGATGGATTCTCGTCAGAAGCACTTTGCCTCAGAGAACCGGGCGCTGAAGAACACTCTGGAACGAGAGGAAGCATCTCTCTTGGCCCTCAAGGACAAGCTCGGACATCTCCAGGCTCAGATCCGAGAGCTCGAGGAGAAAGGAGCTGGCGCTGACTTAATCCTCTCTGAGAACCAGCGCCTGAAGGACCAGCTCctggaggagaagcagaagatcCAGAGCTACCTCAGCCAAAAGGAGGCACTGATGGCAGAGGCTCAGCTGCTTCGGAAAGAGCTTGATAATGAGAGGAAAGTGACCGTTAAGCTGAGGGAGGAGCTGGAAGAGCTGAGCCAGAGAGATACTGGGATGCAAGGGGAAGATGAGATTGATACCGAAACTGAGGGACTCCAGGCTCGGCTTCGGGAACTGGAGAAGAAGCTGAGCTTTGAGCAGCAGCGGTCTGATCTGTGGGAGCGACTCTACGTGGAATCGAAGGATGACCGAGCCAAAGGGGACACTCAAGCAAAGACCAGGAAGTCCAAAGAAGGCATGATCGGGAAGGTCAAGGAGACGTTTGATGCAGTGAAGAACTCGACCAAGGAGTTCGTTCATCACCACAAAGAGCAGCTCAAGAAAGCCCAGGAAGCCGTCAAGGAGAACCTTAGGAAGTTTTCAGACTCCGTCAAATCAACGTTTAGGCATTTAAAGGACTCCACGTCAAACGTCTTTGAGAAAATCCGAAGGCCACAGGACAGAAGGTTCAACGAGAAGAAGGACCCGAAATCAGAGGAGCAAGCATTTCAGCAGGAGAGTTTTAAAGGACAGCAGGACAAACGTTCAGAAGAAGAACACTGGCAACACCACCGGCCCCTGCACAAACATTCTCGTAAATCTACACTGGACTCCTCCTTCCACGCAGACTGCAACACACGCAAACCAGGTGCCCCGAAGCAGCAAAGAACTATGGGATGTAAATCTGTGCCTACGGGATGCACCGGCGTGTTTGACTGCGCCTACCGAGAATCCATGAGCCTCTTCAACAAGGCCATGGAGCCCATAAGAGCAGACGAGTTCCAACAGCTCCTCCGCAGCTACCTGCAGCAGGAAGTGGTTCATTTCCGTCACTGGAGGGAGCTCGACAACTTTATCAGCCGTTTCTTCCAGAACGGATTCTTTATTCACGATCAGATGCTGTTCACGGACTTTGTGAGCGGAGTAGAAGACTACCTAGTGGAAATGAACGAGTACCAGGATGAGAACGAGGATGTTTTCGAGGATCTGGATGATTACATATACAAGTACTTCTTCGGCGTGACTAACTCTGACCAGAACGGTCATAATGGCCCGAG GTGGCTATATTTCGAGTTCTCTCAAAAACATTGTGATTGGGAAGGAACGTGCTAA
- the ccpg1 gene encoding cell cycle progression protein 1 isoform X4 has translation MSESSSDTESSCGWTVISNEGSDIETLGPDLVVDYDPEDSVGASAPEHPASSREEDAEEAEQSCLDVTIKEDESAQEAEPGRQARKEVGLEDPVNLCSSSDHSDIVTLGDCREAELGVWEEPVVREDQDKGNEELYMGTSSSSQYTFSAVETIFPADHSARRSSSSTSSEGEDDETKVGTGPATVRKRRLRRNTTGSDPEEQNEKEEDGDDGHEEVEEAEEQREARIQQQQQKSRTMNTCFLLALVIAASMGFSHYYSTVQIWERQHKAPEFICGGDLMYDLEENQDSVMGFMDEITNENQHLRAREAELKTQRQDLYTQLQQAKSEMDSRQKHFASENRALKNTLEREEASLLALKDKLGHLQAQIRELEEKGAGADLILSENQRLKDQLLEEKQKIQSYLSQKEALMAEAQLLRKELDNERKVTVKLREELEELSQRDTGMQGEDEIDTETEGLQARLRELEKKLSFEQQRSDLWERLYVESKDDRAKGDTQAKTRKSKEGMIGKVKETFDAVKNSTKEFVHHHKEQLKKAQEAVKENLRKFSDSVKSTFRHLKDSTSNVFEKIRRPQDRRFNEKKDPKSEEQAFQQESFKGQQDKRSEEEHWQHHRPLHKHSRKSTLDSSFHADCNTRKPGAPKQQRTMGCKSVPTGCTGVFDCAYRESMSLFNKAMEPIRADEFQQLLRSYLQQEVVHFRHWRELDNFISRFFQNGFFIHDQMLFTDFVSGVEDYLVEMNEYQDENEDVFEDLDDYIYKYFFGVTNSDQNGHNGPRSETQ, from the exons ATGTCGGAAAGCTCCAGTGACACCGAGTCGTCATGCGGCTGGACTGTTATCAGCAACGAG GGCTCGGACATCGAGACTCTGGGACCCGACCTCGTGGTGGATTACGACCCAGAAGATTCAGTCGGAGCTTCTGCCCCGGAACATCCAGCTTCTTCACGAG AAGAGGATGCGGAGGAGGCGGAACAATCGTGTTTGGACGTCACGATTAAAGAGGACGAATCGGCGCAGGAAGCCGAGCCTGGACGTCAG gcaagAAAGGAGGTGGGGCTGGAGGACCCTGTGAATCTTTGCTCCTCCAGCGATCACTCTGACATCGTCACCCTTGGCGACTGCAGGGAGGCGGAGCTCGGGGTGTGGGAGGAGCCTGTCGTTAGGGAAGACCAGGACAAGGGAAACGAGGAGCTGTACATGGGGACGTCATCAAGCAGCCAGTACACGTTTAGTGCTGTAGAGACCa TTTTCCCAGCAGACCACAGCGCACGCAGAAGCTCCAGCAGCACCAGCAGCGAGGGTGAGGACGACGAGACGAAGGTCGGGACGGGGCCGGCGACGGTTCGGAAGCGCAGGCTGAGGAGGAACACGACAGGCTCGGACCCAGAGGAGCAGAATGAGAAAGAGGAG GATGGAGATGATGGTcatgaggaggtggaggaggctGAGGAGCAGAGAGAAGCTCGCAtccaacaacagcagcagaaaagCAGAACCATGAATACGTGCTTCTTGCTTGCCCTCGTCATCGCTGCCAGCATGGGCTTCAGCCATTACTACA gcACGGTGCAGATCTGGGAGAGGCAGCATAAAGCCCCGGAATTTATCTGCGGTGGTGATCTGATGTATGATTTAGAGGAGAATCAAGATAGTGTGATGGGCTTTATGGACGAGATTACCAACGAGAATCAGCATCTCCGAGCCAGAGAAGCAGAACTGAAG ACTCAAAGGCAAGATTTATACACACAACTTCAGCAGGCCAAGAGTGAGATGGATTCTCGTCAGAAGCACTTTGCCTCAGAGAACCGGGCGCTGAAGAACACTCTGGAACGAGAGGAAGCATCTCTCTTGGCCCTCAAGGACAAGCTCGGACATCTCCAGGCTCAGATCCGAGAGCTCGAGGAGAAAGGAGCTGGCGCTGACTTAATCCTCTCTGAGAACCAGCGCCTGAAGGACCAGCTCctggaggagaagcagaagatcCAGAGCTACCTCAGCCAAAAGGAGGCACTGATGGCAGAGGCTCAGCTGCTTCGGAAAGAGCTTGATAATGAGAGGAAAGTGACCGTTAAGCTGAGGGAGGAGCTGGAAGAGCTGAGCCAGAGAGATACTGGGATGCAAGGGGAAGATGAGATTGATACCGAAACTGAGGGACTCCAGGCTCGGCTTCGGGAACTGGAGAAGAAGCTGAGCTTTGAGCAGCAGCGGTCTGATCTGTGGGAGCGACTCTACGTGGAATCGAAGGATGACCGAGCCAAAGGGGACACTCAAGCAAAGACCAGGAAGTCCAAAGAAGGCATGATCGGGAAGGTCAAGGAGACGTTTGATGCAGTGAAGAACTCGACCAAGGAGTTCGTTCATCACCACAAAGAGCAGCTCAAGAAAGCCCAGGAAGCCGTCAAGGAGAACCTTAGGAAGTTTTCAGACTCCGTCAAATCAACGTTTAGGCATTTAAAGGACTCCACGTCAAACGTCTTTGAGAAAATCCGAAGGCCACAGGACAGAAGGTTCAACGAGAAGAAGGACCCGAAATCAGAGGAGCAAGCATTTCAGCAGGAGAGTTTTAAAGGACAGCAGGACAAACGTTCAGAAGAAGAACACTGGCAACACCACCGGCCCCTGCACAAACATTCTCGTAAATCTACACTGGACTCCTCCTTCCACGCAGACTGCAACACACGCAAACCAGGTGCCCCGAAGCAGCAAAGAACTATGGGATGTAAATCTGTGCCTACGGGATGCACCGGCGTGTTTGACTGCGCCTACCGAGAATCCATGAGCCTCTTCAACAAGGCCATGGAGCCCATAAGAGCAGACGAGTTCCAACAGCTCCTCCGCAGCTACCTGCAGCAGGAAGTGGTTCATTTCCGTCACTGGAGGGAGCTCGACAACTTTATCAGCCGTTTCTTCCAGAACGGATTCTTTATTCACGATCAGATGCTGTTCACGGACTTTGTGAGCGGAGTAGAAGACTACCTAGTGGAAATGAACGAGTACCAGGATGAGAACGAGGATGTTTTCGAGGATCTGGATGATTACATATACAAGTACTTCTTCGGCGTGACTAACTCTGACCAGAACGGTCATAATGGCCCGAG GTCTGAGACACAGTAA
- the ccpg1 gene encoding cell cycle progression protein 1 isoform X2: MSESSSDTESSCGWTVISNEGSDIETLGPDLVVDYDPEDSVGASAPEHPASSREEDAEEAEQSCLDVTIKEDESAQEAEPGRQARKEVGLEDPVNLCSSSDHSDIVTLGDCREAELGVWEEPVVREDQDKGNEELYMGTSSSSQYTFSAVETIFPADHSARRSSSSTSSEGEDDETKVGTGPATVRKRRLRRNTTGSDPEEQNEKEEDGDDGHEEVEEAEEQREARIQQQQQKSRTMNTCFLLALVIAASMGFSHYYSTVQIWERQHKAPEFICGGDLMYDLEENQDSVMGFMDEITNENQHLRAREAELKTQRQDLYTQLQQAKSEMDSRQKHFASENRALKNTLEREEASLLALKDKLGHLQAQIRELEEKGAGADLILSENQRLKDQLLEEKQKIQSYLSQKEALMAEAQLLRKELDNERKVTVKLREELEELSQRDTGMQGEDEIDTETEGLQARLRELEKKLSFEQQRSDLWERLYVESKDDRAKGDTQAKTRKSKEGMIGKVKETFDAVKNSTKEFVHHHKEQLKKAQEAVKENLRKFSDSVKSTFRHLKDSTSNVFEKIRRPQDRRFNEKKDPKSEEQAFQQESFKGQQDKRSEEEHWQHHRPLHKHSRKSTLDSSFHADCNTRKPGAPKQQRTMGCKSVPTGCTGVFDCAYRESMSLFNKAMEPIRADEFQQLLRSYLQQEVVHFRHWRELDNFISRFFQNGFFIHDQMLFTDFVSGVEDYLVEMNEYQDENEDVFEDLDDYIYKYFFGVTNSDQNGHNGPSRWLYFEFSQKHCDWEGTC; encoded by the exons ATGTCGGAAAGCTCCAGTGACACCGAGTCGTCATGCGGCTGGACTGTTATCAGCAACGAG GGCTCGGACATCGAGACTCTGGGACCCGACCTCGTGGTGGATTACGACCCAGAAGATTCAGTCGGAGCTTCTGCCCCGGAACATCCAGCTTCTTCACGAG AAGAGGATGCGGAGGAGGCGGAACAATCGTGTTTGGACGTCACGATTAAAGAGGACGAATCGGCGCAGGAAGCCGAGCCTGGACGTCAG gcaagAAAGGAGGTGGGGCTGGAGGACCCTGTGAATCTTTGCTCCTCCAGCGATCACTCTGACATCGTCACCCTTGGCGACTGCAGGGAGGCGGAGCTCGGGGTGTGGGAGGAGCCTGTCGTTAGGGAAGACCAGGACAAGGGAAACGAGGAGCTGTACATGGGGACGTCATCAAGCAGCCAGTACACGTTTAGTGCTGTAGAGACCa TTTTCCCAGCAGACCACAGCGCACGCAGAAGCTCCAGCAGCACCAGCAGCGAGGGTGAGGACGACGAGACGAAGGTCGGGACGGGGCCGGCGACGGTTCGGAAGCGCAGGCTGAGGAGGAACACGACAGGCTCGGACCCAGAGGAGCAGAATGAGAAAGAGGAG GATGGAGATGATGGTcatgaggaggtggaggaggctGAGGAGCAGAGAGAAGCTCGCAtccaacaacagcagcagaaaagCAGAACCATGAATACGTGCTTCTTGCTTGCCCTCGTCATCGCTGCCAGCATGGGCTTCAGCCATTACTACA gcACGGTGCAGATCTGGGAGAGGCAGCATAAAGCCCCGGAATTTATCTGCGGTGGTGATCTGATGTATGATTTAGAGGAGAATCAAGATAGTGTGATGGGCTTTATGGACGAGATTACCAACGAGAATCAGCATCTCCGAGCCAGAGAAGCAGAACTGAAG ACTCAAAGGCAAGATTTATACACACAACTTCAGCAGGCCAAGAGTGAGATGGATTCTCGTCAGAAGCACTTTGCCTCAGAGAACCGGGCGCTGAAGAACACTCTGGAACGAGAGGAAGCATCTCTCTTGGCCCTCAAGGACAAGCTCGGACATCTCCAGGCTCAGATCCGAGAGCTCGAGGAGAAAGGAGCTGGCGCTGACTTAATCCTCTCTGAGAACCAGCGCCTGAAGGACCAGCTCctggaggagaagcagaagatcCAGAGCTACCTCAGCCAAAAGGAGGCACTGATGGCAGAGGCTCAGCTGCTTCGGAAAGAGCTTGATAATGAGAGGAAAGTGACCGTTAAGCTGAGGGAGGAGCTGGAAGAGCTGAGCCAGAGAGATACTGGGATGCAAGGGGAAGATGAGATTGATACCGAAACTGAGGGACTCCAGGCTCGGCTTCGGGAACTGGAGAAGAAGCTGAGCTTTGAGCAGCAGCGGTCTGATCTGTGGGAGCGACTCTACGTGGAATCGAAGGATGACCGAGCCAAAGGGGACACTCAAGCAAAGACCAGGAAGTCCAAAGAAGGCATGATCGGGAAGGTCAAGGAGACGTTTGATGCAGTGAAGAACTCGACCAAGGAGTTCGTTCATCACCACAAAGAGCAGCTCAAGAAAGCCCAGGAAGCCGTCAAGGAGAACCTTAGGAAGTTTTCAGACTCCGTCAAATCAACGTTTAGGCATTTAAAGGACTCCACGTCAAACGTCTTTGAGAAAATCCGAAGGCCACAGGACAGAAGGTTCAACGAGAAGAAGGACCCGAAATCAGAGGAGCAAGCATTTCAGCAGGAGAGTTTTAAAGGACAGCAGGACAAACGTTCAGAAGAAGAACACTGGCAACACCACCGGCCCCTGCACAAACATTCTCGTAAATCTACACTGGACTCCTCCTTCCACGCAGACTGCAACACACGCAAACCAGGTGCCCCGAAGCAGCAAAGAACTATGGGATGTAAATCTGTGCCTACGGGATGCACCGGCGTGTTTGACTGCGCCTACCGAGAATCCATGAGCCTCTTCAACAAGGCCATGGAGCCCATAAGAGCAGACGAGTTCCAACAGCTCCTCCGCAGCTACCTGCAGCAGGAAGTGGTTCATTTCCGTCACTGGAGGGAGCTCGACAACTTTATCAGCCGTTTCTTCCAGAACGGATTCTTTATTCACGATCAGATGCTGTTCACGGACTTTGTGAGCGGAGTAGAAGACTACCTAGTGGAAATGAACGAGTACCAGGATGAGAACGAGGATGTTTTCGAGGATCTGGATGATTACATATACAAGTACTTCTTCGGCGTGACTAACTCTGACCAGAACGGTCATAATGGCCCGAG CAGGTGGCTATATTTCGAGTTCTCTCAAAAACATTGTGATTGGGAAGGAACGTGCTAA